The Nitrososphaerales archaeon genomic sequence TTTAGCTTTCTAAATTGCCATGTAATGAACTTCATGTACGTATCATCAATTGTGGTGAATTCTCTCCTCCAGTCTATTGCATAGCCCATCTCCATCATCCCCTGCTTTATCTCGTTATGAAAGTACCTGGCTATGTTAACTGGTTCAGCAAAGCTTTCTATTAGCTCTTTAGGCACTTTGTATAAGTTAATGAAGGCTTCCCTAAGCTCTTCGTCTTGGGCTATGATACGCTTCGACATCGCAAGTATTGGTGTGCCTGTATAATGAAAGCCCATAGGAAATAATACGTTGTAACCCTGCATGCGCATGTACCTAGCATGTACATCAGCTAATGTGTATGTCCTTCCGTGCCCTATGTGCTGAGGTGAATTAGGATATGGATATGCAACAGTTACGAAATACTTCTTCTTGTCCTTTTGTGGTTCAGTTTCAAATATCCTCTCTTCATACCATTTCTTTTTCCATTTCTCTTGAATAGCATTCCAATCTAGAGGCATGGCATGCCATCACTTGCGCACAAGTTCCTCTACCGCAAGCAGGGCTTCCTTGAGTCTCTCTGATGATTTCCCTCCTCCCTGTCCAAATCTATCATCTCCTCCGCCGGAGCCACCGAGGATTGTCGCTAGTTGCTTGGCTATTGCACCGGCCCTAACACTTTTCCTAGCCTCTTCACCAACAAATACTATAACCCGAATTCCTCCTTTGGATATAAGCGCACAGTAAACAAGCGAGGGCTCAATCGTTATTGCATGTTCACCAATAGCAATATGATATTCCTCATCCAATTCTTCCTCGTATATACAGTAGAGTTTAACCTTTCCAAGGTACTTTGCACTCTGCACAACATCCCTTGCAATTACCGGAGCTAATTTCTTTATCATAGTTCTTAGTCTCTTTTTTGCTGCATCAGCCTCATCCAAGGTCTTTTGAAGGGTATCTAGCAGTTTTTCCCTGCTAGAACCTAGCGTTCGTGCTATCTTGCTCAACTGCTCCTCTTGCCTTTGTACATACTCTAATGCTGCTTGTCCTGCAACAAACTCAAGCCTTACGATACCATCCTGCACCCGTTCGGCTTTCGTGATCTTCAACATGCCAATTTCTCCAGTCTTGGCAACATGCGTTCCTGCACATGCTTCTATATCCCACCCTTCTATGTTCACAATTCTGATCTTGTTACTAGGAACATAACCGCCTTGGTAGATCCTGAAACCGTAGAGCTGCTCAGCCTGGTTTCTATCAAAGATCTTTATAGTAACTGGAAGATTTGCCTGAATAGTCTTGTTGGCAAATTTTTCTATTCTTCCTATATCTTCGTTGGTTAGGTGAGAATGATGCGTTATATCAAGTCTAGCATAATCCTGCTCTTTAAACGCCGAGTGCTGCCACACCCACGAACCAAGAGCATTGCGTGCTGCTGAATTCAATACATGTGTTGCTGTATGATGCTTCATTATCAAGCTCCGTCTCACAGGGTCAACATGACATTTTACAACAGATCCTTCTCTAAGATTCCCATCCATCACCTCATGTAAGACCACATCACCCTGCTTTACAACGTCCTTAACAATAGCATCTTCAATCTTTCCATGGTCAGGCTCTTGTCCCCCTCCTCTAGCATAGAAGGCAGTTTTGTCGAGTACCACATACTTCCCAATTACCTTAAGAACCTTAGCCTCAAACTCAGTCAAAGTCTGATCCTCATAAAATAACAATCGTGTTGACTCGATACCATCTACACCCACAGTAGGTGTTGGTGCTTGCTGCAACGCCTGTTCTGTATGAAGGTCAGCTAGCTTTGTGTAAAAATTCGACGGTATGCTCCCTATGACACCATGCTCCTTTAGAAAATCTGGTGTTATCCCATCAGATTCGTAAAGCCTAACAAGATCGTCATCAGTTAGATGTTTCTTTCCCTTGGTAAGGTTACCCGCAATTAACTTCATTCTTTCTATTGAGCCATGATATCTATCAGTTTCAATGCCTAGAATTGTTTTTACTTCCTCTCTGTGTTCTTCCAGCTCTGGATACATGGACTTCAGATAATCAATATGCATATCAGCAACATCTTCCAATCTCACATTCCATCCCAATCGATGCAGTGTTGCAAGTGCACGACGTAAGACGACGCGGAGATTGTGTCCACCACCAACATTACTGGGCAGAGCACCGTCTGATATAGCAAACAACAATGTTCTAGTGTGATCAGCGATAATATATATAGCCTCTATAGGGATAACCATTCTCTCTAACTGTTCGTAATCCAACCTCAACTCCTTGGCAGCTATTTCCTTAAGTTGTCTGGCACTGCCAATCCCTTCCAACCTGCTAGATATTATGGTAAAGTACTTCGATAACAGCTGATTGCTAAAATCAGCACCAACCTTTTCCCCAAGTTCATTTACTACTGGTCCAAAGCAACAATCGTAGCTTGTAGGCGTTCCCATAGTAATCCATGAAAAACGCTCCAATCCCGCACCCATGTCTATAACCCTATCCTTCATCTGTTTGTAGTTTCGTGGCGTTCCTTCAAATTCAGTAAAAACAGCATTGCCAAGCTCAAGGCCCCTTGCGAAATATTCTAATGAGTATCCAAAGGCACCGTAACCTAGCCATACGTCCTCAACAAAGACTATCTCTTCTTTCTTTATTCCCAACCCCTCTGTTAGCATGCCGTAGTCAAGTTCAATGCATCGATCCTTCCAGTACCCTTGCTCATTTGCAATGCTATGCTGACCGATCATACAGAATGACGTGTAATGCTTCCCACTCACACCAACGTTTTCAATATCATTAAATCGCAAACACATCTG encodes the following:
- the alaS gene encoding alanine--tRNA ligase, which codes for MTEKDDLVAKFSSEPDKYYRVELFDKLGFERQRCSNCGGHFWALASRDRCPNCEPYGFIGNPPTSIRLDYVAAWKEVEKFFTKHSHTNIKRYPVVCRWREDLFFTVASIVDFQRVIGGKVVFELPANPLIVPQMCLRFNDIENVGVSGKHYTSFCMIGQHSIANEQGYWKDRCIELDYGMLTEGLGIKKEEIVFVEDVWLGYGAFGYSLEYFARGLELGNAVFTEFEGTPRNYKQMKDRVIDMGAGLERFSWITMGTPTSYDCCFGPVVNELGEKVGADFSNQLLSKYFTIISSRLEGIGSARQLKEIAAKELRLDYEQLERMVIPIEAIYIIADHTRTLLFAISDGALPSNVGGGHNLRVVLRRALATLHRLGWNVRLEDVADMHIDYLKSMYPELEEHREEVKTILGIETDRYHGSIERMKLIAGNLTKGKKHLTDDDLVRLYESDGITPDFLKEHGVIGSIPSNFYTKLADLHTEQALQQAPTPTVGVDGIESTRLLFYEDQTLTEFEAKVLKVIGKYVVLDKTAFYARGGGQEPDHGKIEDAIVKDVVKQGDVVLHEVMDGNLREGSVVKCHVDPVRRSLIMKHHTATHVLNSAARNALGSWVWQHSAFKEQDYARLDITHHSHLTNEDIGRIEKFANKTIQANLPVTIKIFDRNQAEQLYGFRIYQGGYVPSNKIRIVNIEGWDIEACAGTHVAKTGEIGMLKITKAERVQDGIVRLEFVAGQAALEYVQRQEEQLSKIARTLGSSREKLLDTLQKTLDEADAAKKRLRTMIKKLAPVIARDVVQSAKYLGKVKLYCIYEEELDEEYHIAIGEHAITIEPSLVYCALISKGGIRVIVFVGEEARKSVRAGAIAKQLATILGGSGGGDDRFGQGGGKSSERLKEALLAVEELVRK